In Lacibacter sp. H375, one DNA window encodes the following:
- a CDS encoding LON peptidase substrate-binding domain-containing protein, which translates to MTNFIPIFPLSIIVFPGENLNLHIFEPRYKQLIAECFEQKKPFGIPAVVNKELKDLGTLVEVTAIKKVYEDGKMDITTRGVKVFRLLELIKEIPEKLYSGAIVTYPEDEDDGKRELMQKVVKGIKELHRLLEVSKDFKKPEEELKAFDVAHHMGLNIEEEYELLGLFQEAQRQEYLKRHLGKVIPMLSEMENLKDKVKLNGHFRNLESFDFDL; encoded by the coding sequence ATGACGAATTTTATTCCCATCTTCCCTTTAAGCATTATTGTTTTCCCTGGCGAAAATCTGAACCTCCACATATTTGAACCACGTTACAAGCAACTTATAGCCGAATGTTTTGAACAGAAGAAACCTTTTGGCATTCCTGCAGTTGTAAATAAAGAATTAAAAGACCTTGGCACATTAGTGGAAGTAACAGCCATAAAGAAAGTGTATGAAGATGGTAAGATGGATATTACCACACGTGGCGTAAAAGTGTTTCGTTTATTGGAACTCATTAAAGAAATACCGGAAAAATTATACAGCGGCGCTATTGTTACTTATCCTGAAGATGAAGATGATGGCAAACGTGAGTTGATGCAGAAAGTAGTAAAAGGAATTAAAGAACTGCATCGCCTGCTGGAAGTAAGCAAAGACTTTAAAAAACCCGAAGAAGAATTAAAAGCCTTTGATGTAGCACATCACATGGGTTTGAATATTGAAGAAGAATATGAATTACTTGGCCTTTTCCAGGAAGCGCAAAGACAGGAGTATCTGAAACGTCATTTAGGTAAAGTAATTCCTATGTTATCAGAAATGGAAAACCTGAAAGACAAAGTAAAACTTAACGGACATTTCAGGAACCTCGAATCGTTTGACTTTGATCTATAA
- a CDS encoding glycosyltransferase family 2 protein — MQPISVVIITKNAAHLLAPTLQSVKSLTDDIVVCDTGSNDATIPVAVKNGASVIEEKWRGHGLTKNIANEQAVYDWILQIDADEIVDEELLQTLLHLDLSNEKFVYTIRRKNFFKDKLIRYGDWRRDEPFRLFNRNQALWNEDYVHEKLVYEDGCVVKKLNGYILHKTVQSTEQYEQKMKAYGIKSGEQYFKAGKRGAWYKRYLSPLYSFFNSYILKLGFLDGKEGLQIAAMTRRYTRLKYQTLYNLQKAAKQ; from the coding sequence ATGCAACCTATATCTGTCGTAATTATAACAAAGAATGCCGCCCACCTGCTTGCACCCACATTGCAAAGTGTAAAATCACTTACCGATGACATTGTTGTTTGTGATACTGGCAGTAACGATGCTACAATTCCTGTTGCTGTAAAAAATGGTGCATCAGTGATCGAAGAAAAATGGAGAGGGCACGGCCTTACAAAAAATATAGCCAATGAGCAGGCAGTGTACGATTGGATATTGCAAATAGATGCTGATGAAATTGTAGATGAAGAACTTTTACAAACCTTACTCCACCTCGATCTTTCAAATGAGAAATTTGTATACACGATACGCCGTAAGAATTTTTTTAAAGACAAATTGATCCGTTACGGCGATTGGCGCAGAGATGAACCATTTCGATTATTCAACCGCAACCAGGCATTATGGAACGAAGACTACGTACACGAAAAACTGGTTTATGAAGATGGTTGTGTAGTGAAAAAACTGAATGGCTACATTCTCCATAAAACTGTTCAGTCAACTGAGCAGTATGAACAAAAAATGAAAGCCTACGGTATTAAAAGCGGGGAACAATATTTCAAAGCAGGGAAAAGAGGAGCGTGGTACAAACGTTATCTTTCACCATTATATTCTTTTTTCAACAGCTATATTCTCAAATTAGGTTTTCTCGATGGCAAGGAAGGTTTGCAGATCGCTGCTATGACAAGGCGTTACACCCGTCTGAAATATCAAACCTTGTATAATCTTCAAAAAGCCGCTAAACAATAA
- a CDS encoding O-antigen ligase family protein produces the protein MSTNRSTIHFYLFCTGILLMMVGFLVSRAMLSIGMITVIANGFLQGDFKERVKVFKKDNLLSGISCLFLLPFISGLWSSNQSVWLEMMQDLIPLFLLPFAMTIQKGFERKHFLLFALVWICLLFIGSVWSATHYLSDQEIYQALYRISKTLPTPAENDHIRFSMAIVIALLLWLKLEEWKISSPNVIKWACRIAAAWFIIYLHLLGAKTGLMGLYIVVLPLFIWQLYHTGSKQLATAALVAVLCLPVAAYYSIPTFRIRLQYVIYEQNNWQEKQFAGNFSDVNRLASIRSGWHVFQNNWLAGVGYGDIKDEAGKWYAANAPEIPSSQQFLPLNQWMLNGSGAGIAAVLLFTVVVLLPFFSKHWQQNKQALAFVLFMDLVFFYESTINDQFGVFLFCFFILYWNLSIRPVKQ, from the coding sequence ATGTCAACAAACAGATCCACGATACATTTTTATCTTTTTTGTACGGGTATACTCTTAATGATGGTTGGTTTCCTTGTTAGTCGTGCAATGCTCAGCATTGGGATGATCACCGTTATTGCAAATGGATTTCTGCAGGGCGATTTTAAAGAACGTGTGAAAGTTTTTAAAAAAGATAATTTACTTTCCGGCATTAGCTGTCTTTTTTTGCTTCCATTTATTTCAGGCTTGTGGAGCAGCAATCAATCTGTCTGGCTGGAAATGATGCAGGATTTGATTCCATTATTTCTTTTACCCTTTGCAATGACAATACAAAAAGGGTTTGAACGAAAACATTTTCTCTTATTTGCTTTAGTATGGATCTGTTTATTATTTATAGGCTCTGTGTGGAGTGCCACTCATTATTTAAGCGATCAGGAAATCTACCAGGCATTGTATCGCATATCGAAAACACTTCCTACACCTGCAGAAAATGATCATATCCGTTTCAGCATGGCCATTGTAATTGCATTACTGCTATGGTTGAAACTGGAAGAATGGAAAATTAGCTCACCTAATGTAATTAAATGGGCTTGTCGCATTGCCGCCGCATGGTTTATAATTTATCTGCATTTACTTGGCGCCAAAACGGGCCTGATGGGTTTGTATATTGTTGTGCTGCCTTTATTTATTTGGCAATTGTACCATACAGGAAGTAAACAATTGGCAACTGCAGCTCTTGTAGCTGTGTTGTGTTTACCTGTTGCAGCCTATTACAGTATACCAACTTTTCGTATCAGGTTACAGTATGTGATATATGAGCAAAACAATTGGCAAGAGAAACAATTTGCAGGAAATTTCAGTGATGTAAACAGGTTAGCTTCTATTCGTAGTGGATGGCATGTTTTTCAAAATAATTGGTTAGCTGGTGTGGGTTATGGAGATATAAAAGACGAAGCAGGAAAATGGTATGCAGCTAATGCGCCTGAAATTCCGTCATCACAACAATTTCTTCCGCTTAACCAATGGATGCTGAATGGAAGCGGTGCAGGTATTGCAGCCGTTCTTTTATTTACAGTGGTTGTGTTATTGCCTTTTTTTAGTAAACATTGGCAGCAAAACAAACAGGCACTTGCTTTTGTATTGTTTATGGATCTCGTGTTTTTCTACGAGTCAACAATCAACGATCAATTCGGTGTGTTTTTGTTTTGTTTTTTTATATTGTATTGGAATTTATCTATTCGCCCGGTCAAACAGTAG
- the meaB gene encoding methylmalonyl Co-A mutase-associated GTPase MeaB — MWAALLQEVKQGNAKSLARCISLIENEVEGYENFLQTLPASATPVIGLTGPPGAGKSTLTDSLIGLLVNEGKKVAVLCIDPSSPFNLGALLGDRIRMSNWYNHPNVFIRSLATRGSLGGLHPKILEITDTCKAAGFDYVIVETVGVGQSEIEIAGLADVTVVVLVPEAGDEVQTMKAGLMEIADIFAVNKADRPEADLFVRNLRLMLAPAFATHTQEIPVVKTIATEQNGAGELLQNIQTLLQQQHVNERRSWLLAEKAYYLIQQQRMKDVLKKEMKLQIEEELKKGDFNLYRFIVKYMS, encoded by the coding sequence ATGTGGGCTGCTTTACTGCAAGAAGTTAAACAAGGCAATGCCAAAAGCCTGGCACGTTGCATTTCGTTGATTGAAAACGAAGTGGAAGGCTATGAAAATTTCTTACAAACCTTACCTGCATCTGCCACTCCTGTTATTGGATTAACCGGACCACCCGGTGCCGGTAAAAGTACCTTGACGGATAGTTTGATCGGTTTGCTGGTGAATGAAGGAAAAAAAGTTGCGGTGCTTTGTATTGATCCATCCTCGCCATTTAATCTTGGTGCGTTGTTGGGCGATCGTATACGCATGAGTAATTGGTACAATCATCCCAACGTATTTATCCGTTCATTAGCTACACGTGGATCGTTAGGTGGATTGCATCCAAAAATTTTAGAGATCACCGATACCTGTAAAGCAGCCGGGTTTGATTATGTAATTGTAGAAACAGTTGGTGTGGGACAGAGTGAAATTGAAATTGCAGGCCTGGCGGATGTTACAGTTGTTGTTTTAGTTCCCGAAGCTGGTGATGAAGTACAAACGATGAAAGCAGGGTTGATGGAGATCGCTGATATTTTTGCCGTGAACAAAGCTGATCGTCCGGAAGCTGATTTGTTTGTTCGTAATCTTCGTTTGATGTTAGCTCCTGCATTTGCAACACATACACAGGAAATACCGGTGGTAAAAACAATTGCCACCGAACAAAACGGTGCAGGTGAATTGCTGCAAAACATTCAAACATTATTACAACAGCAGCATGTAAACGAAAGAAGAAGCTGGTTACTGGCGGAGAAAGCCTATTATCTTATTCAACAACAACGCATGAAAGATGTGTTGAAGAAAGAAATGAAACTGCAGATTGAAGAAGAACTGAAAAAGGGTGATTTTAATTTGTACCGGTTTATAGTAAAATACATGAGCTAA
- a CDS encoding zinc-dependent metalloprotease: MKKLILLVLLLPLFTTAQKLPSIEEKTNGLKKYEGYFTFYWDENTGKVWLEIDKLDTEFLYVVSLPAGLGSNDIGLDRGLLGEDRVVKFNKVGRKILLIQPNYSYRALSNDAAERRAVEQAFAQTTVWGFTTEAESNGKFLVDATDFLMRDAMKVSNTIRRMRQGNYVLDKTRSAMYLARTKNFPLNSELEVTVTYTNSDGEVGNFVQSVTPSTEAITLRIHHSLVQLPDNNYKPRVFDPRSSFIPVSFYDYASPVSDPIEKQYIIRHRLKKKDPAAAKSEAVKPIIYYLDNGTPEPIRSALLDGGKWWNQAFEAAGYVNAFDVRILPDSADPMDIRYNMINWVHRSTRGWSYGASVVDPRTGEIIKGQVSLGSLRVRQDYLIFSGLLSPYETGIPANDKMLQAALARLRQLSAHEIGHTIGLMHNYAASVSNRASVMDYPHPTIRVNATGEMDFSNVYDDKIGDWDKVAVTWGYQDFPAGTNEKTALNNIIIDANKKGLQFISDRDARAPGGLHPQAHLWDNGVNAADELKEVMKVRSKALQQFGEKNIVPGMPMAMLEDALVPVYFYHRYQIEAATKLVGGMYYNYALRGDGQLITKMLPKEEQRKALNAIVDCIDPKVLMVPDRIAALIPPRPSGYGSSRELFRKRTGLSFDQLSPAETGADLPFSFLFNSERLSRMVQQEVNGGLGVSEMIQTLIDKTWKAPRRSGMEGLIQQQTEQVLLTYLLASSVDENNSFLVRAAVQKALSDLKKQIELQLKTATGNTAGHLQLALERMKNPKDAKPTLHKEAPPGAPIGCED, from the coding sequence ATGAAAAAATTAATTTTACTAGTGTTGCTGTTACCTCTTTTTACAACGGCACAGAAACTTCCCTCTATTGAAGAAAAGACAAACGGCCTGAAAAAATATGAAGGTTACTTCACTTTCTACTGGGATGAGAATACAGGAAAAGTTTGGCTTGAAATAGATAAGTTAGATACAGAATTTTTATATGTTGTTTCGCTTCCCGCAGGTTTGGGATCAAATGATATTGGTCTGGATCGTGGTTTGTTGGGCGAAGACCGTGTGGTGAAATTCAATAAAGTTGGGCGCAAGATCTTACTCATTCAACCCAATTACAGTTACCGTGCGCTATCAAATGATGCTGCAGAAAGGCGTGCAGTAGAGCAGGCATTTGCTCAAACAACAGTCTGGGGTTTTACCACCGAAGCAGAAAGCAATGGTAAATTCCTTGTTGATGCAACTGATTTTTTGATGCGTGATGCAATGAAAGTAAGCAATACTATCCGACGGATGCGACAGGGAAATTATGTACTGGATAAAACCCGTAGCGCCATGTACCTTGCACGCACCAAAAATTTTCCACTTAATTCTGAATTGGAAGTAACCGTTACTTATACCAACAGTGATGGTGAAGTAGGCAATTTTGTACAATCAGTTACTCCTTCAACAGAAGCAATCACACTTCGTATTCATCATTCATTGGTGCAGTTACCCGATAATAATTATAAGCCGAGAGTGTTTGATCCCCGTAGCAGTTTTATTCCGGTTTCATTTTACGACTATGCATCACCCGTTAGTGATCCCATCGAAAAACAATACATCATCCGTCATCGCTTAAAGAAAAAAGATCCGGCTGCTGCAAAGAGCGAAGCAGTGAAGCCGATCATTTATTATTTAGATAATGGAACACCGGAGCCCATCCGTTCTGCTTTACTCGATGGCGGCAAATGGTGGAACCAGGCGTTTGAAGCTGCAGGTTATGTGAATGCATTTGATGTAAGAATTCTGCCTGATAGTGCAGACCCCATGGATATCCGTTACAATATGATCAACTGGGTGCATCGTTCAACACGTGGCTGGAGTTATGGTGCTTCTGTTGTTGATCCACGCACCGGTGAGATCATCAAAGGACAGGTATCGCTTGGTTCTCTTCGAGTGCGACAGGACTATCTCATCTTCTCCGGATTGTTATCGCCTTACGAAACAGGCATTCCCGCAAATGATAAAATGTTGCAGGCTGCATTGGCCAGGCTACGTCAATTATCGGCCCATGAAATTGGACATACTATTGGATTAATGCACAACTATGCAGCCAGTGTAAGCAACCGTGCAAGTGTGATGGATTATCCGCACCCAACTATTCGTGTAAATGCAACTGGTGAAATGGATTTTTCCAATGTGTATGATGATAAAATTGGTGATTGGGATAAAGTAGCTGTTACTTGGGGCTATCAGGATTTTCCTGCAGGAACAAATGAGAAAACGGCATTGAATAATATTATCATCGATGCAAATAAAAAAGGATTGCAATTCATCAGCGATCGGGATGCACGTGCACCGGGTGGTTTACATCCGCAGGCACATTTGTGGGACAATGGTGTAAATGCTGCAGACGAACTAAAAGAAGTAATGAAAGTGCGCAGCAAAGCCTTGCAACAATTTGGAGAGAAAAATATTGTGCCCGGTATGCCAATGGCGATGCTGGAAGATGCGTTGGTGCCGGTTTATTTTTATCATCGTTATCAAATAGAAGCAGCCACAAAACTTGTTGGCGGTATGTATTATAACTATGCATTACGTGGCGATGGACAACTCATCACCAAAATGTTGCCGAAGGAAGAACAACGCAAAGCACTGAATGCAATTGTTGATTGTATTGATCCGAAAGTTTTGATGGTACCCGATCGTATTGCAGCATTGATACCACCACGACCATCGGGTTACGGCAGTTCAAGAGAATTGTTCCGCAAACGCACTGGTTTATCATTTGATCAGTTATCACCTGCTGAAACAGGTGCCGATCTTCCCTTCTCTTTTTTATTCAACAGCGAACGGTTGAGCCGAATGGTGCAGCAGGAAGTAAATGGTGGCTTGGGTGTTTCTGAAATGATTCAAACATTAATCGATAAAACATGGAAAGCACCACGAAGGAGCGGTATGGAAGGATTGATTCAGCAACAAACGGAACAGGTATTATTAACGTATTTACTTGCATCATCTGTTGATGAGAATAATTCATTTCTTGTTCGTGCTGCTGTACAAAAAGCATTAAGCGATCTGAAAAAACAAATTGAATTGCAATTAAAAACCGCAACTGGCAATACCGCCGGTCATTTGCAATTGGCATTGGAGCGTATGAAGAATCCGAAAGATGCGAAACCAACCTTGCATAAAGAAGCGCCGCCGGGTGCACCGATTGGTTGTGAGGACTAA
- a CDS encoding RNA polymerase sigma factor, with translation MQQSSTIEQTVDHLFRHEWGKLVAALTKVFGVHNLQLAEDVVQDTLLKALDNWKINGLPANPSAWLFTAARNKAVDVIRKQKQGEAYAKSVSHLLQSEYTLAPTVNELVNDKTIDDDRLRMMFVCCHPSLPTEAQVALILRILCGFSVTEIAKAFVSNYDTIEKRLYRAKQTFRENKIEFELPPSSELNNRVENVLMAIYLLFNEGYNSTNHEDLIRNDLMNEAMRLCELVCRSPSVQHANAHALMALMCFTSSRNAARMDEEGNVLLLKQQDRRKWNRALIETGVYHLEESAAGETISKYHIEAGIAYEHAQARDYDHTNWHNILNCYNLLYQLYPSPVIALNRAIVVSELKGATEGIKAIEAIHGLETLKNYYLLPATLGELYWRLKEYDKAREYFEEAIELTQSAIEKKLLQGKLSKTERE, from the coding sequence TTGCAACAGTCATCTACAATAGAGCAAACAGTTGATCATCTTTTTCGTCATGAATGGGGAAAGTTGGTAGCTGCTCTCACCAAAGTGTTTGGCGTGCACAACCTGCAACTGGCTGAAGATGTGGTGCAGGACACATTGTTGAAAGCCTTGGATAACTGGAAGATCAATGGACTGCCGGCCAATCCTTCTGCCTGGTTGTTTACAGCTGCACGAAACAAAGCTGTGGATGTGATCCGTAAACAGAAACAAGGCGAAGCATATGCAAAATCAGTTTCTCATCTTTTACAATCAGAATATACATTGGCTCCAACAGTTAATGAGTTGGTGAATGATAAAACAATTGATGACGACAGATTGCGGATGATGTTTGTCTGTTGTCATCCTTCTTTACCAACAGAAGCGCAGGTGGCCTTGATTTTACGTATCCTTTGTGGGTTTAGTGTAACAGAAATTGCAAAAGCTTTTGTAAGCAATTACGATACTATTGAAAAGAGACTTTATCGTGCTAAACAAACGTTCCGTGAAAACAAGATCGAGTTTGAATTGCCTCCATCATCAGAACTGAATAACAGGGTGGAAAATGTATTGATGGCGATTTACCTGTTGTTCAACGAAGGATATAATTCCACCAATCATGAAGATCTCATTCGCAATGATCTTATGAATGAGGCTATGCGTTTGTGTGAACTTGTTTGCAGAAGCCCGTCTGTACAGCATGCGAATGCACATGCGTTGATGGCATTAATGTGTTTTACTTCTTCCCGAAATGCAGCACGTATGGATGAGGAAGGAAATGTTTTACTGTTGAAGCAACAGGACCGTAGAAAATGGAACAGGGCTTTAATAGAAACAGGCGTGTATCACCTGGAGGAATCGGCTGCTGGAGAAACCATCAGTAAATATCATATTGAAGCAGGTATTGCTTACGAACATGCACAGGCAAGGGATTACGATCACACCAACTGGCACAATATCCTGAATTGTTATAATCTGTTGTATCAATTGTATCCATCACCTGTAATTGCGCTTAATCGGGCTATTGTTGTAAGTGAACTAAAAGGCGCAACCGAAGGAATTAAAGCCATAGAAGCTATTCATGGATTGGAAACATTGAAAAACTATTATCTGCTACCTGCGACACTCGGCGAACTGTATTGGCGGCTCAAAGAATATGATAAAGCCCGGGAGTATTTTGAAGAAGCCATAGAACTAACCCAATCTGCCATCGAGAAAAAGCTATTGCAGGGGAAGCTGAGCAAGACGGAGAGGGAATAA
- a CDS encoding YciI family protein, which yields MEKFMLIFQGGVSPDASPEAMQDNMGKWLAWVNKLAAAGKYVSGEPLLPGGKVIKGNSKNVVDGPFTEGKEIVGGYFIVNAGDYDEAVALCEDYPDYESGGTIHVRQVMKMEVPA from the coding sequence ATGGAAAAGTTTATGTTGATCTTTCAAGGTGGAGTATCTCCCGACGCATCTCCCGAAGCAATGCAGGATAATATGGGTAAATGGCTGGCCTGGGTTAATAAACTGGCAGCTGCGGGTAAGTATGTATCAGGCGAACCTTTATTACCCGGCGGTAAAGTGATCAAAGGCAATAGTAAAAATGTAGTTGATGGCCCTTTTACGGAAGGGAAAGAAATTGTAGGCGGTTACTTTATCGTGAATGCCGGGGATTATGATGAGGCCGTTGCACTATGTGAAGATTATCCTGATTATGAATCGGGAGGAACCATTCATGTAAGACAGGTTATGAAAATGGAAGTACCTGCATAA
- a CDS encoding LytR/AlgR family response regulator transcription factor has translation MRIVIIEDEKPAAEKLKKALLKANQDFAIEAVLGSNSAAAEWFSTHPMPDLLFMDIELSDGLSFQLLDKVKISCPIIFCTAYDEYWQEAFEHNGIDYLLKPVSDEKLQQALNKYESLKKYFAQNLQQLLQSQQKQTSEFRKRFLVKRGSDYISIKTEDIAYFYATHKLVCMVDNRSQKFILDQSLADLEKETDPSVFYRVNRKYLVNVSAIQKIKSYPKSKLELELQPAAPEEVIVSQESAAAFKEWMGS, from the coding sequence ATGCGCATTGTAATTATTGAAGATGAAAAACCAGCCGCAGAAAAACTTAAGAAAGCTTTGCTGAAAGCAAACCAGGATTTTGCAATAGAAGCGGTGCTTGGCAGTAACTCAGCGGCTGCAGAATGGTTTTCAACTCATCCCATGCCCGATCTGTTGTTCATGGATATTGAATTATCTGATGGGCTTTCGTTTCAATTGTTAGATAAGGTAAAGATCAGCTGCCCCATTATTTTCTGTACGGCTTATGATGAATACTGGCAGGAAGCTTTTGAACATAATGGCATCGACTATTTGTTAAAACCTGTGAGCGATGAAAAACTGCAACAGGCATTGAATAAATATGAATCACTGAAAAAATACTTTGCTCAAAATTTACAGCAGTTGTTACAATCGCAACAAAAACAAACATCAGAATTCAGGAAGCGTTTTTTGGTGAAGCGTGGCAGCGATTACATCAGCATCAAAACAGAAGACATTGCTTATTTCTATGCCACACATAAACTGGTGTGTATGGTTGATAACCGCAGCCAGAAGTTCATACTTGACCAATCACTTGCTGACTTGGAAAAGGAAACTGATCCTTCCGTTTTCTATCGTGTAAACAGGAAGTATTTAGTGAATGTATCGGCCATCCAGAAAATCAAATCGTATCCCAAAAGCAAACTGGAGCTTGAACTGCAACCCGCCGCTCCCGAAGAAGTGATCGTAAGCCAGGAAAGTGCAGCAGCATTTAAAGAGTGGATGGGGAGTTAA
- a CDS encoding sensor histidine kinase, which yields MPTNAQNIATKLFGPKDKINDIGIRVVLVPLFGIAIPLITQMVPHAQFSNWQIKLSYLYTILIALVIYEGVRFLQFTLRSYFDWLNKPLKKILAFIITIPFYVVPVSVLMLVGWYKIFMNGVVDWHVVRLSSIIILIAVFFLVNLYETVFLVRDVANDKLQQEQLERAKAEAELEALKNQIDPHFIFNSLNTLSHLIEEKPEKAKLFNDHMADVYRYILQNKAKDLVLLRDEMLFMQDYFSLLKIRFEDALQLEVDVDEALWDQYLIPPISLQVLLENAVKHNEFSETSPMQIQLRFVGHELQMRNRLKEKKLRKPSSRIGLQNLEERYRLSTGKSIRVEEEEETFRVCLPILKID from the coding sequence ATGCCGACTAACGCACAAAACATAGCGACGAAACTGTTTGGTCCGAAAGACAAGATCAACGACATCGGTATCCGTGTGGTGCTGGTGCCTTTGTTTGGCATTGCCATTCCCTTAATTACGCAGATGGTGCCGCATGCACAATTCAGCAACTGGCAAATTAAACTCAGCTATCTCTACACCATATTAATTGCGTTAGTAATCTATGAAGGAGTCCGGTTTTTACAATTTACACTGCGTTCGTATTTCGATTGGTTGAATAAACCGTTGAAGAAAATTTTAGCTTTTATCATCACTATTCCGTTTTATGTAGTACCAGTAAGTGTGTTGATGCTGGTGGGCTGGTACAAGATATTCATGAACGGAGTGGTTGATTGGCATGTGGTGCGGCTATCATCCATCATCATTTTAATTGCTGTTTTCTTTTTGGTGAATTTGTATGAAACGGTTTTTTTGGTGCGGGATGTGGCAAATGATAAACTGCAGCAGGAACAATTGGAACGTGCAAAAGCAGAAGCTGAACTGGAGGCTTTGAAGAACCAGATCGATCCGCATTTTATTTTTAATTCGCTCAATACATTGTCGCATTTAATTGAAGAGAAACCGGAGAAGGCCAAGCTCTTTAACGATCATATGGCCGATGTGTACCGCTATATTTTGCAGAACAAAGCAAAGGATCTTGTATTGCTACGTGATGAGATGTTGTTTATGCAGGATTATTTTTCATTGTTAAAGATCAGGTTTGAAGATGCGTTGCAACTGGAAGTGGATGTTGATGAAGCATTATGGGATCAGTATTTAATTCCGCCTATTTCGTTACAGGTCTTGTTAGAGAATGCGGTAAAGCATAATGAATTTTCGGAAACATCACCCATGCAGATACAGCTTCGATTTGTGGGGCATGAATTACAAATGCGGAACAGGCTAAAAGAAAAAAAGCTGCGTAAACCATCATCACGTATTGGTTTGCAAAACCTCGAAGAACGGTACCGGCTCAGTACAGGTAAATCCATTCGTGTTGAAGAAGAAGAAGAAACTTTCAGAGTTTGCTTACCCATTCTGAAAATCGATTGA
- a CDS encoding DUF1761 domain-containing protein codes for MDMNSINWLAVLAAGISAFVLGGVWYSPLLFGKAWMSENKLTEEDVKKGNAAKIYGWAFVLSLIMAANLAMFLADTPAECTGNCAQKTDVTWGTIAGFLAGIWGFAAIAIAALFEQKTARYIFINGGYALFALTLMGAIIGVWR; via the coding sequence ATGGACATGAATTCAATTAACTGGCTTGCTGTATTGGCGGCTGGCATTTCCGCTTTTGTATTGGGCGGCGTTTGGTATTCTCCTTTGTTATTTGGTAAAGCATGGATGAGTGAAAATAAACTCACTGAGGAAGATGTAAAGAAAGGCAACGCTGCAAAAATTTATGGTTGGGCCTTTGTGCTTTCACTCATCATGGCAGCTAACCTGGCGATGTTCCTTGCTGATACACCGGCTGAATGTACCGGCAACTGTGCGCAAAAAACAGATGTTACCTGGGGGACCATTGCAGGTTTTCTTGCTGGTATCTGGGGTTTTGCTGCTATTGCCATTGCTGCTTTGTTTGAACAAAAAACTGCACGCTACATTTTTATTAATGGGGGTTACGCATTATTTGCACTTACACTAATGGGCGCAATCATTGGTGTATGGCGATAA
- a CDS encoding DUF1579 family protein, translating into MKYLLFLFASTITIQLVAQKPCSAPAYRQFDFWIGEWDVYGKTGAKAGDSKISLILDSCIILEEWTSTGSNQGLRFAGKSFNTWNRNTKQWQQTWVDNTGGSTEYLEGKYDDQKIIFQTKPFPFSKDTIAVRKLTFFNLSKDKVRQFAEITKDNGATWQTEYDLEYRRRKG; encoded by the coding sequence ATGAAGTATTTGCTTTTTCTTTTCGCCTCCACAATAACCATACAGCTAGTTGCACAAAAACCTTGCAGTGCTCCTGCTTATCGTCAATTCGATTTTTGGATCGGTGAATGGGATGTGTATGGAAAAACAGGTGCTAAAGCCGGCGACAGCAAGATCAGTTTGATACTCGACAGTTGTATTATTCTTGAAGAATGGACGAGTACAGGTTCAAACCAAGGGTTACGGTTTGCAGGCAAAAGTTTTAATACCTGGAACAGGAATACAAAGCAATGGCAACAAACCTGGGTTGATAATACAGGCGGCAGTACCGAATATCTCGAAGGGAAATATGATGATCAGAAAATTATCTTTCAAACAAAGCCATTTCCTTTTTCAAAAGACACGATAGCTGTAAGAAAGTTAACCTTCTTCAATCTGTCGAAAGATAAAGTGCGCCAGTTTGCAGAAATTACAAAAGACAATGGCGCTACCTGGCAAACAGAATATGATCTTGAATACCGTCGCAGAAAAGGATGA